DNA from Ovis aries strain OAR_USU_Benz2616 breed Rambouillet chromosome 15, ARS-UI_Ramb_v3.0, whole genome shotgun sequence:
CTGGCGCACTCTCGGGCCACAGCTCAGGGACCGTGACCCATCTGACTCCGTTCCCGCCCTCTGACCCCAGGCTGGAGATGTATCGCCGGGTGCACAACCTGCGGATCCTGGCCTGCGGGGGCGACGGCACGGTGAGTCCTCCTGCCCCCGACCCCGCCCGACCTGGCCCGCTCTGACCCAGCCCACGCCCACCTGGCCTGCTCTGCCCTGCCCCTCCAGGTCGGCTGGATCCTTTCCACGCTGGACCAGCTGCGCTTGAAGCCGCCGCCGCCAGTCGCCATCCTGCCCCTGGGCACTGGCAATGACTTGGCCCGCACCCTCAACTGGGGCGGGGTGAGCGCCCGCAGATGGGGCAGGGAGctggggatgggggggtggggtgctgtGGGAGGCTCAGACCCCAGAGGAGCTCagttcccaccccccaccccctgcctccaggGCTACACCGATGAGCCTGTGTCTAAGATCCTGTCTCACGTGGAGGAGGGCAACGTGGTGCAGCTGGACCGCTGGGACCTCCGTGCAGAGCCCAACCCCGAGGCAGGGCCTGAAGAGCGAGACGAGGGGGCCACCGACCGGGTGGGTCAACAGTGGGGGGTAGAGCCGGGGGTGTCTGGGATCTGGGGCAAGTCTTCGTGTCACCAGACTTTGGCCTCTCTTCGGGAAGAGGGAATGGTGGTCCTCAGCTCATGAGAGTTGTCTACAGCCTCTCGGCACATCTTACTAAGCACCTGCTACAACCAGGCACCACTGGTTCTCAGCAGCGCCCAGAGCCAGGTCCTGGTGCACGTGAGGCCCGTCAGGGAGGAGGGTCGTCGGTGGGGTGAGGCCTGGGAAGAAAAGCCAGCCGGGCACAGGCTGCTTTGGTGTGCAGGCGCTCGGCAGGGCTCCCCAGGAGCTGAGAAGGCCGGTCCGAGGCCCCGTTTCTGCAGAGGTGGctgtggggaggggcggggtaCAAATGGGAGCCCCTCATGCCTGTCCCTTGGCCTTCTCCAGCTGCCTCTGGATGTCTTCAACAACTACTTCAGCCTGGGCTTTGATGCCCATGTCACCCTGGAGTTTCACGAGTCTCGAGGTGGGCACGTCTTTGCTGAGGAGGCCGCCTgcggctggtggtggtggtggggaacccAGGAGGGGCCCGGAGATGGCCAGACCTCTCCCCTGCCAGTATAAGGCTTTCATCCGTCGTCAGCCCTCCCGCCCGAGCCCAGCTGGGAAAGCCCCAACAGGCTCAGAGCAGCTGACTGTCCCCTATTTCTTGTCACCACCCAGAGGCCAACCCGGAGAAGTTCAACAGCCGCTTCCGGAATAAGATGTTCTATGCCGGGGTGAGTGAGTCCAAGGCCTGCCGCCGTGCCCAGCCGTTGCCATGCCCACCCGTGTCCACCAGGCCTCAGGACCCCTGTGTGGCAGCGGGCAGGACATGCCCTGTTACCCACAGATGGTGACGCCCTCTGTCTCCCACAGACAGCCTTCTCCGACTTCCTGATGGGCAGCTCCAAGGACTTGGCCAAGCACATCCGCGTGGTGGTGAGCAGGCTGTGCCCACAGGCAGGGTGGGTGGGTCTGGCGGGAGGGAGACCCTCTGGGCACATATGCTCTCAACCCCGTCCGCCTGTTCCTGCCTGCAGTGTGATGGGACTGACCTGACCCCCAAGATTCAGGACCTGAAACCCCAGTGCATTGTTTTCTTGAACATCCCCAGGTGAGGAGAGGGTGGTGCTGGGTGGGCCCTGCTGCCCCTGTCTTGCACACCCGTCCTCTGAAGCCCGTGGCGGTGCCCTCCCCTCCAGGTACTGCGCAGGCACCATGCCCTGGGGCCACCCTGGGGAGCACCACGACTTCGAGCCCCAGCGGCACGACGATGGCTACCTCGAGGTCATCGGCTTTACCATGACCTCCCTGGTGAGTAAGCCAGCACAAGGCCCACCTGGAGCCCCAGGCCTGCCTtgcccctggccctggccctgagaTGGAAGGggatgccttccctggtggtccagtggttaagaatccaccttgcaatgcatgggacatgagtttgatccctttgGGGGTccctaagttcccacatgcctcagggcaactaagcctgcgtgacAAAACTGAGATCTGAAGCAAccagataaatataaaaaagaaaaaaaaaaattacagaagaggGTCACCAAATTCCttttcattggccagaactggAGAATTCACCCTCACTTCCTTTCTCTGGCTGGGGTCTCACCCTCTGCTCTCCGTCGGGTGGGGGATTACTCACTTTGTTCTCcagcctgggaaaaggaaagcCTGTGGTCCTGCCAGCCCCTGACCCTGAGTCTCCCGTGCCCACAGGCCGCGCTGCAGGTGGGCGGGCATGGCGAGCGGCTGACGCAGTGCCGAGAGGTGCTGCTCACCACGTCCAAAGCCATCCCAGTGCAGGTGGACGGCGAGCCCTGCAAGCTTGCAGCCTCCCGCATCCGCATCGCCCTGCGCAACCAGGCCACCATGGTCCAGAAGGCCAAGCGGCGGAGCGCTGCCCCCCTGCACAGCGAGTatgtcccccccaccccgcccacatGCCCTGGGCCCCAGAGACTCtgcccacccctggcctcagtttTTCCCTCTGGGAAGGAGGCTAACAGTACCCCAGGGCAGCTGGGGCGAGGGGCAGTACGTGGTGTGATGCCTGGCGGGGACCAGCAGCTTGGGCAGGGCCCTTGCCAAGCGCCACGTGGTCCCCCTGCCTGCAGCCAGCAGCCGGTGCCAGAGCAGCTGCGAGTCCAGGTGAGCAGGGTCAGCATGCACGACTACGAGGCCCTGCACTACGACAAGGAGCAGCTCAAAGAGGCTTGTGAGTGGCacgcggggtggggaggggtcgcTGAGGAGCGGGGCCCGGGCTGGGGTGCAGCCCGCTGCTAACGGCCGCCCTGCCCTGCAGCCGTGCCGCTGGGCACTGTGGTGGTCCCGGGAGACAGCGACCTGGAGCTGTGCCGTGCTCACATCGAGAGGCTCCGGCAGGTGAGGGGTGGGGCCAGGGCCTGCCCATGGGGCCGCCGCCGGCCCAGGTTCTAGTGGCCTCCAGCCCTGGCCTCTGCCTCTCTTGCCAGGAGCCCGAAGGTGCTGGAGCCAAGGCCCCGATGTGCCAGAAACTGTCCCCCAAGTGGTGCTTCCTCGATGGTCAGTGGCCCCCGAAGGGCCGGGTCCCGTCCTGGGTCCCACCCCATCCCTTGGCAGTCCTGGGTCGGGTGGCTGGAAACCCGGGCCTGGACAGGGGGCCATCTTCCTCAGCCAGCCCTCTCCCCACAGCCACCACTGCCAGCCGCTTCTACAGAATCGACAGGGCCCAGGTAAGCACTCAAGGTCTGCTCCAAAAACTGCCGGCTCCGGGGCCCCATGTCACCTGTCCTGCTTGGCTGTCCTGCACAGCCGGACACACCTGTGTCCGCCGATGGGCAGTGCACAGGGATGGTGCTGACGGCAGGGAGCTGGGCACTTGGGGTTGGCTTGTGGGGAGCCTCAAAGCACAGGCATCTTCCAGCCTGACACTGAAGGAAAGGTGCTTTGGGTCAGAGGCTGGGGCACCCGGTAAAGGCTTAGCTGTGGGAAGGGGCTGCAAGCTGGGGGCCCCCTGTATGAGGTCAGAGGATCTGGggcaggaagggagaagaggggggtggggtgggctggggtggggtgggggctgctacAGGCCTGGCTGCCCCATCATTGCTCCACCTCACGGCCGTGGCTTCTCCAGGTCTGCTGGCCTGGCGTCCCCCTGCACCCCACATCGGCTGCCCTGCAGGGCCCTGACCCTCGGCCCAACCTTCCCCCCCAACCCTGTAGGAACACCTCAACTACGTGACCGAGATTGCACAGGACGAGATTTATATCCTGGACCCTGAGCTGCTGGGGGCATCTGCCCGTcctgacctccccacccccacgtcccctctccccacctcgcCCTGCTCCCCCACATCCCGGTGAGTCCCAAGCCTCAGCCAACCCTCCCCCCCAACATTGCCCCAAAGGACAGCCGACTGAAGCCCCCCCTCGCCGGGCTACATCCAGGCCACCATCCACCCCGCTGCAGTGGCCGGAGACCCGGGCTCCCTCCCGGCCACCCCCACCCTCGTCTGAGCACCCTGCagccccctggcctcctgctctcCCGCAGCACCCTGTGGGCATGTGCCCTGCCCTGCTCACTTCACCCTGGGCACCAGTGCCCTCTTCCACCACCACAGTGCAGCCCCACTCACCTGTCTGTCCTTTGCCACCTCTTTTGCCCGCCTCTGGACTTGTCCTTGCCTCCCCGATCTGCACCCTCCACTCATGTCTCAGCCTGGGAGTGCCTTCTCTGCAGTCTCTCGGGAGCCCCCCTGaagctgctgttcagtcacacCACCCAGTCTCCCGTTCTTCTGCACTTCCTGCTGTTCAGAACACTGTCTACTCGTTTGTCTGACTTTGTCTCTCTGAGTAGAATGTAAGCTCCCTGAGAGCAAGTTCTCCACCTGTCTTGTTCACGGCTGTGTTGCTGGTGCCCAGAACAGTGCTTGACATGCAGGAGGCACTCAATAAACTGTTGAATGAACCA
Protein-coding regions in this window:
- the DGKZ gene encoding diacylglycerol kinase zeta isoform X10; protein product: MLKSVSRRKCAACKIVVHTPCIEQLEKINFRCKPSFRESGSRNVREPTFVRHHWVHRRRQDGKCRHCGKGFQQKFTFHSKEIVAISCSWCKQAYHSKVSCFMLQQIEEPCSLGVHAAVVIPPTWILRARRPQNTLKASKKKKRASFKRKSSKKGPEEGRWRPFIIRPTPSPLMKPLLVFVNPKSGGNQGAKIIQSFLWYLNPRQVFDLSQGGPREALEMYRRVHNLRILACGGDGTVGWILSTLDQLRLKPPPPVAILPLGTGNDLARTLNWGGGYTDEPVSKILSHVEEGNVVQLDRWDLRAEPNPEAGPEERDEGATDRLPLDVFNNYFSLGFDAHVTLEFHESREANPEKFNSRFRNKMFYAGTAFSDFLMGSSKDLAKHIRVVCDGTDLTPKIQDLKPQCIVFLNIPRYCAGTMPWGHPGEHHDFEPQRHDDGYLEVIGFTMTSLAALQVGGHGERLTQCREVLLTTSKAIPVQVDGEPCKLAASRIRIALRNQATMVQKAKRRSAAPLHSDQQPVPEQLRVQVSRVSMHDYEALHYDKEQLKEASVPLGTVVVPGDSDLELCRAHIERLRQEPEGAGAKAPMCQKLSPKWCFLDATTASRFYRIDRAQEHLNYVTEIAQDEIYILDPELLGASARPDLPTPTSPLPTSPCSPTSRSLPGDTAPPTGEELIEAAKRNDFCKLQELHRAGGDLMHRDERSRTLLHHAVSTGSKEVVRYLLEHAPTEILDAVEENGETCLHQAAALGQRTICHYIVEAGASLMKTDQQGDTPRQRAEKAQDTELAAYLENRQHYQMIQREDQETAV